The Polyangiaceae bacterium genome includes a region encoding these proteins:
- a CDS encoding peptide deformylase: MALREILEYPDPRLREVAKPVPRVDDEIRKLVDDMAETMYDAPGVGLAAPQIGVGLRVFVIDIASEDEPSELRVFINPELVALDGTQIWNEGCLSFPGVSEEIKRAERVKVRALDRDGKPFELDADGLLAVAVQHENDHLNGVLMIDKLSALKKRMMGRKLAKKQKSQDAEA, translated from the coding sequence ATGGCTCTGCGCGAGATCCTGGAATACCCCGACCCCCGCTTGCGTGAGGTGGCCAAGCCCGTGCCGCGCGTCGACGACGAAATCCGCAAGCTGGTCGACGACATGGCGGAGACCATGTACGACGCTCCGGGGGTCGGCCTGGCGGCGCCGCAGATCGGCGTGGGCCTCCGCGTCTTCGTCATCGACATCGCGAGCGAGGACGAGCCGAGCGAGCTCCGCGTCTTCATCAACCCCGAGCTCGTCGCGCTGGACGGCACCCAGATCTGGAACGAGGGCTGCCTGTCGTTTCCCGGCGTGAGCGAGGAGATCAAGCGCGCCGAGCGCGTGAAGGTGCGCGCCCTCGACCGGGACGGCAAGCCCTTCGAGCTCGACGCGGACGGCCTCCTCGCGGTCGCCGTCCAGCACGAGAACGATCACCTGAACGGCGTCTTGATGATCGACAAGCTGAGCGCTCTGAAGAAGCGCATGATGGGGCGCAAGCTCGCCAAGAAGCAGAAGTCGCAGGACGCCGAGGCCTGA
- the tadA gene encoding Flp pilus assembly complex ATPase component TadA, with amino-acid sequence MISPTQSSRSLFAIVISEKGGAERREVFERPEVSVGRVQGNDLMLPKGNVSKRHARLIFRDSRFIVTDLNSTNGTYVNRRRISQATIVREGDRIYIGDFVLRIEMPEGQSEPSTGGEQTGSGPVPAAVRAAASDSGATAFPEQELEEASGVSYPEVPGPPRMPSAPRPEAPSEAHPSEKMPLASVVDVSHADIDLRQMVQSGEETKSHRSALTSLVGRVVGELDAALLDGIIDESTRGRIERSIEERAHELKSQGELPADVDVGRLSQEARAELFELGAIGPLLVDSSVSEIVATRFDAISAVKAGRHVPVTPGFSSEEALRRVVRRLCRAAGMALGADETSVERQLRDGSRLWAAVGAAAPAGLLVIQKPRRIGASFEELVRSGTISRAIATFLGQCVAARLNVLVAGPRDAGTSAVVAALAAAQGDSRQVVLFDLDDVSPSTEGVTRLALGPGDEAARALGIAAHVPGARLVVEVANRALAAALVDVVGDGVSGVVASVHATSVRRALARFAADVSAARPAAGIAAAREWVASTFDVVVEVGRLRDSRLRVLRVAELAGVSADEIKLSDIFSFTVERTAAGGAVEGTFNAAGSVPKVADEISGRGFQLESSLFTRPPSR; translated from the coding sequence GTGATCTCCCCCACGCAGTCGAGTCGGTCGTTGTTCGCCATCGTCATCAGCGAGAAGGGGGGCGCCGAACGCCGGGAGGTCTTCGAGCGCCCCGAAGTCAGTGTCGGTCGCGTGCAAGGCAACGACCTGATGCTGCCGAAGGGCAACGTCAGCAAGCGTCACGCGCGCCTGATCTTCCGAGACTCGCGCTTCATCGTCACCGACCTCAACAGCACGAACGGCACCTACGTCAATCGTCGCCGCATCTCCCAGGCCACCATCGTGCGCGAAGGGGATCGCATCTACATCGGCGACTTCGTGCTGCGCATCGAGATGCCGGAGGGCCAGAGCGAGCCGAGCACCGGCGGCGAGCAGACGGGCAGCGGTCCGGTTCCAGCCGCGGTGCGGGCCGCCGCCAGCGATTCGGGCGCGACCGCGTTCCCCGAGCAGGAGCTCGAGGAGGCGAGCGGCGTCAGCTATCCGGAGGTCCCCGGACCGCCGCGCATGCCCTCGGCGCCACGCCCCGAGGCGCCCTCCGAGGCACACCCCTCGGAGAAGATGCCGCTGGCGAGCGTCGTCGACGTCTCGCACGCCGACATCGATCTGCGCCAGATGGTGCAGTCCGGAGAAGAGACCAAGAGCCACCGGTCGGCGCTCACCTCGCTGGTCGGTCGCGTCGTCGGGGAGCTCGACGCTGCCCTGCTCGACGGCATCATCGACGAATCGACTCGCGGACGCATCGAACGCTCCATCGAGGAACGCGCCCACGAGCTGAAGAGCCAGGGAGAGCTGCCCGCCGACGTCGATGTCGGCCGCCTGTCGCAGGAGGCGAGGGCGGAGCTGTTCGAGCTCGGTGCCATCGGCCCCCTCTTGGTGGACTCCTCGGTGAGCGAGATCGTCGCCACCCGCTTCGACGCGATTTCAGCCGTGAAAGCTGGCCGACACGTGCCCGTGACGCCGGGCTTCTCTTCGGAAGAGGCGCTTCGCCGCGTGGTGCGCCGCCTGTGCCGGGCCGCCGGCATGGCGCTCGGGGCCGACGAGACCAGCGTCGAGCGGCAGCTCAGGGACGGCTCGCGGCTCTGGGCCGCGGTGGGCGCCGCGGCGCCGGCGGGTCTGTTGGTGATCCAGAAGCCGCGCCGCATCGGCGCCAGCTTCGAGGAGCTGGTTCGCAGCGGCACCATCTCGCGCGCCATCGCCACCTTCCTGGGCCAGTGCGTGGCGGCGCGCCTCAACGTCTTGGTCGCCGGGCCGCGGGACGCCGGGACCAGCGCCGTGGTCGCGGCGCTCGCGGCGGCCCAGGGCGACTCGCGGCAGGTCGTGTTGTTCGATCTCGACGACGTGTCGCCCTCGACCGAGGGTGTCACGCGGCTTGCGCTGGGTCCGGGGGACGAGGCGGCGCGTGCCCTCGGCATCGCGGCCCACGTACCGGGTGCGCGGCTCGTGGTCGAAGTCGCCAACCGTGCGCTCGCAGCGGCGCTCGTCGACGTGGTCGGCGACGGTGTGTCCGGGGTCGTGGCCAGCGTCCACGCCACGAGCGTGCGCCGCGCCCTCGCGCGCTTCGCGGCGGACGTGTCCGCCGCGCGGCCGGCTGCCGGCATCGCGGCCGCACGCGAGTGGGTGGCCTCCACCTTCGACGTGGTCGTCGAGGTTGGACGCCTGCGCGACAGCCGCCTGCGCGTGCTGCGCGTCGCGGAGCTCGCCGGCGTCAGCGCCGACGAGATCAAACTCTCCGACATCTTCTCCTTCACGGTGGAGCGCACCGCCGCCGGCGGCGCGGTCGAAGGCACCTTCAACGCTGCCGGCTCGGTGCCCAAGGTGGCGGACGAGATCTCGGGTCGCGGCTTCCAGCTCGAGAGCAGCCTGTTCACCCGGCCGCCCTCGCGCTGA